A single Microtus ochrogaster isolate Prairie Vole_2 linkage group LG3, MicOch1.0, whole genome shotgun sequence DNA region contains:
- the LOC102002212 gene encoding VPS10 domain-containing receptor SorCS2-like isoform X1, translating into MAHRETPGAPKRPGLTVPAPSSHAPPPPRWPRLWPLPLPLPLLLLMLVAASGAAGHFPESGSLGPSVQVTRLLYAGGPKSGDCEDPQKRGSEPSAPRPGPGLASGPSADGVLFPGQGRRALAAPVAISASRMQVSLISTSFVLKGDATHNQAMVHWTSENSSDPVKFEDVAVNFTSEEWAVLDSSQKKLYRDVKDTFLNLISIEKTLEENIEEDSKGLSRNMGYQGIVKDQ; encoded by the exons ATGGCGCACCGGGAAACACCAGGCGCCCCGAAGCGTCCTGGCCTCACCGTGCCGGCCCCGAGCTCCCATGCTCCGCCGCCGCCTCGCTGGCCGCGCTTGTGGCCTCTGCCACTGCCACTCCCGCTGCTGCTGCTAATGCTGGTGGCTGCCAGCGGGGCGGCGGGGCACTTTCCCGAGTCCGGGAGCCTGGGTCCCAGCGTGCAAGTCACCCGGCTGCTGTACGCGGGAGGCCCGAAATCCGGCGATTGCGAGGATCCCCAGAAACGAGGATCCGAGCCCAGCGCTCCGCGTCCTGGTCCAGGTCTTGCTTCTGGTCCCAGCGCAGATGGCGTCCTATTTCCGGGCCAGGGGCGCAGGGCGCTGGCGGCGCCGGTGGCCATTTCTGCCTCGCGCATGCAGGTCTCGCTCATCAGCACGTCGTTCGTGCTCAAGGGGGACGCGACACACAACCAGGCAATGGTGCACTGGACAAGCGAGAACAGCAGC GATCCAGTAAAATTTGAGGATGTGGCAGTGAACTTCACCTCAGAAGAGTGGGCTGTGTTGGATTCTAGTCAAAAGAAGCTCTACAGAGATGTGAAGGACACGTTTTTGAACCTGATCTCCATAG AAAAAAcactagaagaaaatattgaagagGACTCTAAAGGTCTCAGCAGGAATATGGG atATCAGGGGATTGTGAAAGACCAATGA
- the LOC102002212 gene encoding VPS10 domain-containing receptor SorCS2-like isoform X2, with translation MAHRETPGAPKRPGLTVPAPSSHAPPPPRWPRLWPLPLPLPLLLLMLVAASGAAGHFPESGSLGPSVQVTRLLYAGGPKSGDCEDPQKRGSEPSAPRPGPGLASGPSADGVLFPGQGRRALAAPVAISASRMQVSLISTSFVLKGDATHNQAMVHWTSENSSDPVKFEDVAVNFTSEEWAVLDSSQKKLYRDVKDTFLNLISIDIRGL, from the exons ATGGCGCACCGGGAAACACCAGGCGCCCCGAAGCGTCCTGGCCTCACCGTGCCGGCCCCGAGCTCCCATGCTCCGCCGCCGCCTCGCTGGCCGCGCTTGTGGCCTCTGCCACTGCCACTCCCGCTGCTGCTGCTAATGCTGGTGGCTGCCAGCGGGGCGGCGGGGCACTTTCCCGAGTCCGGGAGCCTGGGTCCCAGCGTGCAAGTCACCCGGCTGCTGTACGCGGGAGGCCCGAAATCCGGCGATTGCGAGGATCCCCAGAAACGAGGATCCGAGCCCAGCGCTCCGCGTCCTGGTCCAGGTCTTGCTTCTGGTCCCAGCGCAGATGGCGTCCTATTTCCGGGCCAGGGGCGCAGGGCGCTGGCGGCGCCGGTGGCCATTTCTGCCTCGCGCATGCAGGTCTCGCTCATCAGCACGTCGTTCGTGCTCAAGGGGGACGCGACACACAACCAGGCAATGGTGCACTGGACAAGCGAGAACAGCAGC GATCCAGTAAAATTTGAGGATGTGGCAGTGAACTTCACCTCAGAAGAGTGGGCTGTGTTGGATTCTAGTCAAAAGAAGCTCTACAGAGATGTGAAGGACACGTTTTTGAACCTGATCTCCATAG atATCAGGGGATTGTGA